From the genome of Streptomyces spinoverrucosus:
CCGCAGGAAGGTCGCGTTGCCGCTCAGGTGGGCCTGCACGGGACCCGCCCCCTTGTCGACGATCTCCAGCTTGACGTGGGACGCCTCCCAGGCCGTCTTGACCACGGCGAGCGCGAGACCGATCAGAACGCCCTCGAACATGCTGATCGCGACGATCGACACCGCGGTGACGACGAGGATCACGGCCTCGCCGCGGTGGCCACGCCACAGGATGGCGAGCCCCTTCACCGGGATCAGCTTGAAGCCGGAGTACACCAGGACGGCCGCGAGTGCCGGGATGGGGATGACGCCCAGCGCGGCCGGGAGCAGGGCGGCGAACAGCAGCAGCCAGGCTCCGTGCATGACCCGGGACGCCTTGGTCCGCGCCCCCGCCTGGACGTTGGCCGCGCTGCGCACGATCACCGCGGTCATCGGCAGCGCGCCGAGCAGGCCGCAGACCGTGTTGCCGACGCCCTGGGCCATCAGCTCCTTGTCGTAGTGGGTGCGCGGACCGTCGTGCAGCCGGTCCACAGCGGCCGCGCTGAACAGGCTTTCCGCCGAGGCGATGAGCGTGAACGCCAGGACTGTGCTCAGCACCCCGACATCCACCAGATCGGCGAAGGCGGAGGGCGCGGGCGGCTGGATCACCGACACCAGCCCCTCGACCGTCACCTTGGTCACGGGCAGGCTGAACGCCAGCGAGGCGACGGTCGCGAGCGCGACAGCCGCCAGCGGGCCCGGCACGACCCGTACCTTCTTCGGCAGCTTCGGCCACAGCACGAGTACGGCGATGGTGCCCACGCCCAGCAGCAGCGAGGTCACGGCCGGGGCGGAGCCCAGCGAGTCGGCGAACATGCCCGGCAGTCCGGCGATCTTGTCGATCCCGGAGGCCGGTGCCTTGCTCTGCGTCATCGCGTACAGCTGGCCGGCGATCAGCACCAGGCCGATTCCGGCGAGCATGCCCTCGACCACGGCGACGGAGATGGCCCGGAACCAGCGGCCCCAGCGCAGCGCGCCCATGCCGAGTTGCAGCAGCCCCGTGGCCAGCACGATCACGCCGAGCGCGCCGAGCCCGTGCGTGTGCACGGCCTCGAAGACCAGCACGGTCATTCCGGCGGCCGGGCCCGACACCTGAAGGCTGCTGCCCGGCAGCATGCCCGTGACGAGACCGCCGACGATACCGGTGACGATGCCGAGTTCGGCCGGCACACCCGAGGCGACAGCCACGCCCACGCACAGCGGCAGGGCGACCAGGAACACGACGACGGAGGCAGCGAAGTCCTGCTTGAAGTAAGCGGTGTTCATCGGATGCCTCACAGCGCCTGGAAGGAGTCGGATTCGTTCTGGTACGCCAGCACGGCGCCGGTGTGGACCTCGTAGAACCAGGCGTGGACCCGCAGCCGCTCGTCCCTCAGGCGCGTCTCGACGCACGGGTACGACATCAGCCGGACCACCTGCCCCAAGACGTGGTGCTGGACCGCCTCGGCGACCAGTGGGTCGTCCGGTGCGCCGGACGGCAGTGCGGCGGCGTGACCGAGCCACTCGCGCACCGCCGGAACGGCCGAGAGATCGTCGCCGCGCACCAGCGCGCCGACCGCGCCGCAGTGCGAGTGCCCGCAGACCACGATGTCGGTGACACCGAGCACCTTGACGGCGTACTCGATCGTCGCGGCCTCGGAGGTGGGACCCACGTCGTACGGCGGGACGATGTTCCCCGCCGTACGCAGCTCGAAGAGCTCACCGGGGCGGGCACCGGTGATGAGTGAGGGGATGACACGGGAGTCGGAGCAGGTGATGAAGAGTGCGTACGGCGACTGCCCTGCGGCCAGTTCGCCCAGTTCGGCGCCCTGGGAGTGGGCGAAGGTGCGTGCGTGTGCGATGAGGGTTTGCATGTCAGTTTCCTCGTGAGGAGAGGTGTCACTGGCAAGGGACCGGCAATGGCTCGCCGTTGAGCCACCGCCGTCGAACTGGTGGAACCGTGGGGGGCGGAATCAAGGGGAAGTGGAACCGGCGGAACTAGTCGTCGTCGCCGTCGTCGTCGCCCGTCCACGGGCCGGTGATGGCGAGGAGGATGCCGGGGTCCTGGATGTTGGCGAACAGCGTCCTGCCGTCGGCGGAGAAGGTGACGCCGGCGAACTCGCTGTACTCCGGGGCCTCGGCGGTGCCGACGTTCAGCTCGTTGCGGGCGATGGGGTAGGTCCGGCCGTCGGCGGTGGCACCGAAAAGGTGGGACACGCCCTCGCCGTCCTCGGCGATCACCAGGCCGCCGAAAGGAGAGACGGTGATGTTGTCGGGGCCGTCGTAGGCGCCGTCCTGCGACGGGTCGGTGTTGACGGCCAGCAGGACCTTGAGGGTGATGGTGCTGGTGCGCGGGTCGTAGAACCACACCTGGCCGTCGTGCGGGGCGCCGGGGCTCTCGGTGCGCGCGTAGCTGGAGACGAAGTAGGCGCCGCCGTCGCCCCACCACATGCCCTCGAGCTTGCGGGAGCGGGTGATCTCACCGGCCAGGAACTGCTTGCGCACGGAAGTGGTGACGGCGTCACGGTCGGGCACCTTGACCCAGTCCACGCGGTAGACGGTGCCGACCTTCGTGGCGCGCGAGAGGTCGTCGACGTACTGGCCGCCGGCGTCGAAGCACTTGAACGCCTCCAGCACGCCCGCGTTGTCGGCCAGGGCGCGCAGCTTGCCGGGGCCGTGGGTGAAGCGGACCGGCGGGGTCCAGCGGTAGAGGAGGCCGTTGGGCTTGGAGGCGTCCTCGGTGAGGTAGAGGTGGCCGCGGTTCTTGTCGACGACGACCGCCTCGTGGGCGTAGCGGCCGAGGCACTTGATCGGCTTGGGGTCGAGGTTGGCTGCGCTACCGTGCTCGGGGTCGACCTCGAAGACGTAGCCGTGGTCCTTGGTCATGCCGGCCTCGCCGGCCTTGTCCTCGGTCTCCTCGCAGGTGAGCCAGGTGCCCCAGGGGGTGACGCCGCCCGCGCAGTTGGTGGAGGTGCCGGCGATGCCGACCCACTCGCGCACGGAATCATCGGCCACCTCGACGACCGTGCAGCCGCCGGCCGCAGCCGGGTCGTAGACCAGACCGTCCAGGTGCGGCACCGGGTCGTCGGCCTCGCTCAGTGGGTCGTCGATCTCGTGGTTGTTCACCAGCAGGGTCACGGCGTCGTCGTCATCGTCGTCTCCGCCGGCGGAGAACGCGCCCGTGCCGTCGTGGTTGCTCGGGGTGGTCTGGCCGGACTCCAGGGTGGTGACACCGGTGCGGGTCAGGATCCGGTAGGAGAAGCCCTCGGGCAGGGCGAGGATGCCCTTGGGGTCCGGGACCAGCGGGCCGTAGCCGACAGCGCCACCGGTCGCGGCCGTGTCGGCCACGGCGCCGGGCGCCGTGAGCAGCGCCTCCACACTGCCGATGAGCATGACCCCGGCGCCGGCCAGCGCCGATCGGCTCAGCATTTCCCTGCGGTTCAGCGGCATCTCGTCTCCCGAGCGGAGTGGTGAGCGGACTTCGGCCGACCGGTGGAGGCCGACGCTCGCCATGCTGGGCAGCCGGGACGAACCTCAGCGGAAGTCAGGGGGAAGTCATGAATGTGCGGTTCTCATGTTTCTCATTCGCGGGACATGCGTCCGCCTGCGTGCGGACCGGGGCACGGTGGCGAACGTCAGGGGTTTGAGGAGCGGCAGCACGAGATGGCCGCCGGGCTCGACGAGATGGCGCGTGCCGAGCGCGCGAAGAACCAAAGGCGGAGCCGTCGTAGGGCCAATGGTGAGCCAGAGGTCGGGCACCGAACTCGCCCTGGAGGGCCACCGCTTCGAGCTCAGGGGCGGACCGGCCGCAGCTCTGGTCGAACTGTCTGCGGGCCGGCGACACCGTGTATCTCTCCGGGCTCACCGCTCGGGCACCGCCGGCCCGATCGAACCAGCGGACTCCTGGTCCCACGTCGCCTGGCCCACCGTCGGCCAGGACCTGTCCGAACGCATCACCCAGCACCGGAGCTGGCCGGCCTCCGCCGCCGGGACGTCGACGTCGACAACCTGCGCATCCGGGTCCGCCTCGCCGAGCCGGAGCGGATGAACGGGCGGCGCCTACAGGACGACACCAAGTCCGAGGCCGGAACCCGGACTGTGATTCTTCCCGCGTTCCTCCACCGGGAGCTCCGCCGGCGTCTGAAGAGCTACGCCGAGCCGAGCCTCGATGTCACGCCGACGGCGGCCCTGTCCCAGCCCTCCGACAGACCGACGCCCCTGGAGGCGAGGCCGCCGAGGACCTGGTCCGCGCCGCTCGCGCTCGCTTCGGCCTGCACGGGTACGTCCCGGCGCGAGCCCCCTAGGCAACCGCGTCGAACGCCTCCGTCTCCTCGGCAACGGGGCATGGGGAACTGCGCCGGATACATCAATCCGGCACATGGACTACTCTTGGTACATGTCCATGAAGCGCACCAATGTCTACGCCGACCCCGAGGACCTGGCCATCATCAAAGAGGCCGCCAAGCGCCGAGGTATAAGCGAGGCCGAGATCATCCGCCAGGGCATCCACCTTGCAGCCATGGCGAACCGGGTCTGGGACGAGCCGCTGTTCTCACGCACCTTCGAGGGGCCGGGGCGCTCGCTGCCCAAGTCGGAGGTTCGGGACACGGTCGCCGAGGCCGTCCGGCGCGAGACCGGCTCGGGTTCCGGATCCACCGCATGATCATTGTCATCACCGATACGTCCGGCCTCCTGGCGGCCCTGGACTCGGCTCATCCGGAGCACGCGGCGGCGAGCGAGGCGATCATGGCGGCGGGCCTGCTGGTCATGTCCCCGCTCCTGCTGGCCGAACTGGATCATGTGGCGACGCGTGAGCTCGGCAGGGAGGCTGCCCTCAGTGCGGTCGACGACCTGCGGCGCTGGATGAGCCGGGGTCGTGTCGTCATGCCGGAGATCACGGAGGACCACCTGGGCGCCGCCCAGTCTGTCCGTGTCCGCTACCGCGCGCTGGACCTCGGCCTAGCCGACGCGGTGAACGTGGCGCTTGCCGCCGAGTACGACACGGACGCGATTCTCACCCTCGACCGACGGGACTTCCGGGCCGTACGCCCGTTGGGCCGCTACAAGGCGTTCCGGGTACTCCCCGACGATCTCCCGCTCTGACGCAGGACCCTCGGCGGTCAAGTACCCGCTCCCGCAAGGGGCTTGTGCACTGCCACGCCGAAGCGTGTGTATGACGGGGTATCCATGCTCCCCCGCACTCGCGGCCTCGGCGCTCTCGGCCGCGCAGAGCAGGACATCGCACCCCTCGGCCAGATTCGTCAGGCCAGGGCAGGGGGCCGTGTCCCCGGAGTTACACCAGCGACCGGCCCGCGGCCTCGACTCGTAGGGCGAACGCGGGGGATGCCGTGCGCCACAGCTCACCTCTACTGGGCCCCGGAGTGTGCCGGTCACTGCCGATGCTGCTGCGTTCCCTGGGGCTTTGAGTCGTCCGGGGCGGTCTCCCCCTGGATCACCCGGGGCACCGACGGATCGTCCTCGTCCTTCATCGCCCTGGCCTCCGCCTTGAGAATGCGGGCCGACTTGCCCGCCGAGCGGGCCAGTTCGGGAAGCTTCTTCGCGCACAGGACGGCTATGACGACGATGAGGATGATCGCGAGCTCGCTCAGTCCGAACATCAGGGTCCTGTCCTTCTGGAGAGGTGGGTGGCATGTTCACGCATGTTGCGGGAGCCCTTAAAACTACAGCACTGTAGAAGTGAGGAAAGGTTGCCTCTGCTTTCCTTTTCCTTACGATGTACCGCTCGATGTATCGCACATTACGTGCAGGCCAGCGGAAGGGAGACAGGGCATGGCGGATGACCGGCAGCGTTCCCGGCGCCGGGGACAGGGCGAGCTGGAGGCGCTGGTCCTGTCGGCGCTGCGGGAGGCGGACGGTCCGGCGACGGCCGGCTGGGTGCAGGAGCGGGTCGGCGGGGACCTCGCATATACGACGGTGATCACGATCCTGACCCGGCTGTTGGCCAAGGGGGTCGTGACTCGGGAACGCGCGGGCCGTTCCTTCGCGTGGACGCCCGCGTCGGACGAGGCGGGCCTCGCCGCGCACCGGATGCGCAAGGTGCTGGACGCCGAGAGTGACCGGGAGGCCGTGCTCGCCAGCTTCGTCACGAGCCTCGGGCCCGACGACGAGCGGCTTCTGCGCGAGCTGCTGGGTCAGTCCCGGAAAGGGGAAGACTGACACCTCATGGGCGTCTTCGTCTTTCTGCCGCTGGTCCTGCCCCTCACGGCATGGCCGATCGCGCGCCTGGCCGAGCAGCACCTGCATCCCCGCACCGCGACGAGGCTGCTGACCGGAGTCACGGCGGTGATGGCGATGTGCAGCACGGTGTGCCTGGGCCTGGTGATGGTGGTCGGCACAGCCCAACTCCCCGGCAACCCGCTGCCCGACGGCTGGTCGGACCCGGAAGTGCGGGCGGCGGTGCCGTACGACGAGGTCGTCGGCAAGGCGGCGATCCCGGCGCTGTGCGCGGTGGTCGTGGCCTGCGCCCGCACCCTGTGGCGGCACGGTCGGGTACGCCGCCACGCTCACCGGGCGCTGGCCGGGCTGCCGGGGACAGACGTCGCCGTACTCCCCGACACGTTGCCGTACGCGTACGCGCTGCCCGGCGGCCGACGCGACCGCGTGGTCGTCACCACCGGCCTCCTGGACCACCTCGAACCCGCCGAACGCCGGGCCCTGTTCGCCCACGAGCGCGCCCATCTCGCCGCCGGGCACCAC
Proteins encoded in this window:
- a CDS encoding carbonic anhydrase, producing the protein MQTLIAHARTFAHSQGAELGELAAGQSPYALFITCSDSRVIPSLITGARPGELFELRTAGNIVPPYDVGPTSEAATIEYAVKVLGVTDIVVCGHSHCGAVGALVRGDDLSAVPAVREWLGHAAALPSGAPDDPLVAEAVQHHVLGQVVRLMSYPCVETRLRDERLRVHAWFYEVHTGAVLAYQNESDSFQAL
- a CDS encoding ribbon-helix-helix domain-containing protein, giving the protein MSMKRTNVYADPEDLAIIKEAAKRRGISEAEIIRQGIHLAAMANRVWDEPLFSRTFEGPGRSLPKSEVRDTVAEAVRRETGSGSGSTA
- a CDS encoding M56 family metallopeptidase — its product is MGVFVFLPLVLPLTAWPIARLAEQHLHPRTATRLLTGVTAVMAMCSTVCLGLVMVVGTAQLPGNPLPDGWSDPEVRAAVPYDEVVGKAAIPALCAVVVACARTLWRHGRVRRHAHRALAGLPGTDVAVLPDTLPYAYALPGGRRDRVVVTTGLLDHLEPAERRALFAHERAHLAAGHHRFLLAVQLAARANPFLRPLRTAVSYTAERWADEEAAQVVGSRRTVAHAIGKAALVSRGTPVATLAGFAAPGPVPRRVAALLGPAPMVRRWPSLFTSVGLAAWCAAAGTAVSAMSSANAAVTMVLILHAATPL
- a CDS encoding SulP family inorganic anion transporter, with protein sequence MNTAYFKQDFAASVVVFLVALPLCVGVAVASGVPAELGIVTGIVGGLVTGMLPGSSLQVSGPAAGMTVLVFEAVHTHGLGALGVIVLATGLLQLGMGALRWGRWFRAISVAVVEGMLAGIGLVLIAGQLYAMTQSKAPASGIDKIAGLPGMFADSLGSAPAVTSLLLGVGTIAVLVLWPKLPKKVRVVPGPLAAVALATVASLAFSLPVTKVTVEGLVSVIQPPAPSAFADLVDVGVLSTVLAFTLIASAESLFSAAAVDRLHDGPRTHYDKELMAQGVGNTVCGLLGALPMTAVIVRSAANVQAGARTKASRVMHGAWLLLFAALLPAALGVIPIPALAAVLVYSGFKLIPVKGLAILWRGHRGEAVILVVTAVSIVAISMFEGVLIGLALAVVKTAWEASHVKLEIVDKGAGPVQAHLSGNATFLRLPKILDALEAIPQDRTVELNLTRVHHLDHACRTALENWADRHGVADSASAKVITAV
- a CDS encoding twin-arginine translocase TatA/TatE family subunit, which produces MFGLSELAIILIVVIAVLCAKKLPELARSAGKSARILKAEARAMKDEDDPSVPRVIQGETAPDDSKPQGTQQHRQ
- a CDS encoding PIN domain-containing protein, giving the protein MIIVITDTSGLLAALDSAHPEHAAASEAIMAAGLLVMSPLLLAELDHVATRELGREAALSAVDDLRRWMSRGRVVMPEITEDHLGAAQSVRVRYRALDLGLADAVNVALAAEYDTDAILTLDRRDFRAVRPLGRYKAFRVLPDDLPL
- a CDS encoding alkaline phosphatase PhoX; this encodes MPLNRREMLSRSALAGAGVMLIGSVEALLTAPGAVADTAATGGAVGYGPLVPDPKGILALPEGFSYRILTRTGVTTLESGQTTPSNHDGTGAFSAGGDDDDDDAVTLLVNNHEIDDPLSEADDPVPHLDGLVYDPAAAGGCTVVEVADDSVREWVGIAGTSTNCAGGVTPWGTWLTCEETEDKAGEAGMTKDHGYVFEVDPEHGSAANLDPKPIKCLGRYAHEAVVVDKNRGHLYLTEDASKPNGLLYRWTPPVRFTHGPGKLRALADNAGVLEAFKCFDAGGQYVDDLSRATKVGTVYRVDWVKVPDRDAVTTSVRKQFLAGEITRSRKLEGMWWGDGGAYFVSSYARTESPGAPHDGQVWFYDPRTSTITLKVLLAVNTDPSQDGAYDGPDNITVSPFGGLVIAEDGEGVSHLFGATADGRTYPIARNELNVGTAEAPEYSEFAGVTFSADGRTLFANIQDPGILLAITGPWTGDDDGDDD
- a CDS encoding BlaI/MecI/CopY family transcriptional regulator, producing MADDRQRSRRRGQGELEALVLSALREADGPATAGWVQERVGGDLAYTTVITILTRLLAKGVVTRERAGRSFAWTPASDEAGLAAHRMRKVLDAESDREAVLASFVTSLGPDDERLLRELLGQSRKGED